The window ATCGAAAAAAGGACGGACCTCAACCGCCATCTCCAGTTCCTGATAAGTGCGCTGGACTGATTCCAGATCGTCTTTACCGGTCTGGTGAATAAAACGCAGCGGCAGCCCGCTCGCTCGCAACGGACGCAGAGCGTCCTGGACGGCTCGATTCAACTGGAGCGCTCCCCGGCTGCCGCCGAAAATCAAAATGGTATAGGGCGGCGAAAGCTTGCATGGAGGGACACAAAGAAACTCTTTTCGCACCGGACTGCCCGTCCGAACCGCCTTGGCGCCGAAGCGCTGCGCCGCCTCCTCAAAGGTGACAGCCGCGCGGGTGACAAACGGGGCCAGCAACCGGTTGGTCAAACCCGGCTCGGCGTTGGGCTCGAACACGACGGTGGGCCGCCTCGCCAAAGCAGCCTGCAACACAGCCGGACCGGCGGCGTACCCGCCGGTACCAAACACCACGTTGGGACGAAACTCGCGCATAATTCTCCGGCTTGACCACATGCTCCCCGGCAGCGAGGCCAGACTGCGCAACTTGGCCGAAAGCCCGACTCCTTTCCAGCCGCGCACCGGCAAGGTGCGCAGTTCAAAACCCGCTTCGGGCA is drawn from candidate division KSB1 bacterium and contains these coding sequences:
- a CDS encoding glycosyltransferase; protein product: MKVMMAGGGTGGHVFPALAVAAALRRRDSRAEILFVGTARGLEARVVPEAGFELRTLPVRGWKGVGLSAKLRSLASLPGSMWSSRRIMREFRPNVVFGTGGYAAGPAVLQAALARRPTVVFEPNAEPGLTNRLLAPFVTRAAVTFEEAAQRFGAKAVRTGSPVRKEFLCVPPCKLSPPYTILIFGGSRGALQLNRAVQDALRPLRASGLPLRFIHQTGKDDLESVQRTYQELEMAVEVRPFFD